A single window of Chloroflexota bacterium DNA harbors:
- a CDS encoding ABC transporter permease gives MFVRLAGLVRYRELVKNLVVRDLKARYKNSVLGFLWSLLNPLFTMLVFTVVFTFMMPNNQISKFPVFLLCALLPWNFFQAALTGCTNSIVDNAALVKKVYFPRETLPLSTVLSNFINFLLALTVLFAMLWAFRIPLTKQVLWLPVIMVIQLAFTLGLGLILATINVFYRDTGLILGVILQAWFFLTPVIYPIDILPTQRFILGLNLNVHRLTYILNPMASIISSYRVVLYHGAPPALDFMLRTLVTALAVLAFGYAIFSHYSGTFGEEV, from the coding sequence TTGTTTGTCAGACTCGCTGGATTAGTCAGGTACCGCGAACTAGTGAAAAACCTCGTTGTGCGGGACTTGAAAGCGCGCTATAAGAATTCAGTCTTAGGTTTCCTATGGTCTTTGCTGAACCCGTTATTCACCATGCTGGTCTTCACCGTAGTCTTTACTTTTATGATGCCCAATAATCAGATCAGCAAATTTCCTGTGTTCCTGCTCTGTGCCCTTCTGCCCTGGAATTTCTTTCAAGCGGCACTGACAGGTTGTACCAATAGCATCGTGGATAACGCTGCACTGGTGAAAAAGGTATACTTTCCTCGTGAAACCTTGCCGTTGTCCACGGTGCTTTCTAACTTTATCAATTTTCTCTTGGCACTGACTGTCCTATTTGCTATGTTGTGGGCCTTTAGAATACCGCTGACAAAACAAGTTCTCTGGCTGCCTGTAATCATGGTGATACAACTGGCTTTTACCCTGGGCCTTGGGCTGATTCTGGCCACGATTAACGTATTCTATCGAGATACGGGCTTGATTCTAGGCGTGATCCTGCAGGCTTGGTTTTTCTTAACCCCTGTTATCTATCCGATTGATATTCTGCCCACTCAGCGTTTCATCCTAGGTCTGAATCTGAATGTGCATCGTCTAACCTATATCCTGAATCCAATGGCTTCCATTATTTCGTCATATCGAGTTGTGCTCTACCATGGAGCCCCGCCAGCTCTTGACTTTATGTTGAGAACGCTGGTCACTGCTTTAGCAGTATTGGCATTTGGCTATGCGATCTTCTCCCACTACAGTGGTACATTCGGAGAAGAGGTCTAA
- a CDS encoding ABC transporter ATP-binding protein has translation MSVISLSNVSKKFVFHRDRPRSFQELLIRTLSKNHNDSRQEFWVLRDLNLEVEQGETLGLIGSNGAGKSTLLKLIAGIIQPTTGKIRVTGRLAALLELGAGFHPDLTGRENVFLNGSILGLSEREMRSRFDEIVAFAELDKFIDMPLRHYSSGMQLRLGFSIATSLNPDILLIDEVLAVGDEAFQKKCLSRIDEFRRGGKTILLVSHNLEAIKLLCNRVLWLEMNQSAVEGPTLEVVESYRLRVWEEGAKKRDGLPSAQHTTAANSDTSRDDRDKPQTRWGSGEILIRDVQLINQAGLPVHWIQSGEPLTIEIHYEMQRAVSDVVFGIAIYRSDGLWCYGTNTKIEAVTLHPLVKEGVVCVDFPSLSLIAGEYTLDVALHDSDGRPYDYWHPYCAFSVRSHIQDVGVYRPEHKWRIDAYRTGQAGKELGTCPKTQL, from the coding sequence ATGAGCGTCATTAGTCTGAGTAATGTGTCAAAAAAATTTGTGTTCCATCGCGATCGTCCGCGTTCTTTCCAGGAACTGCTGATCAGGACGCTGAGTAAAAATCACAATGACAGCCGACAAGAGTTCTGGGTGCTGCGGGATCTGAACCTTGAAGTGGAGCAAGGCGAAACACTTGGGCTTATCGGCTCTAATGGTGCGGGCAAGAGCACGCTACTAAAATTGATCGCTGGCATCATCCAGCCTACGACTGGCAAGATCAGGGTCACAGGCCGTCTAGCAGCTTTGCTGGAATTAGGTGCTGGTTTCCATCCAGATCTGACAGGGCGGGAGAATGTCTTTCTAAATGGCTCTATTCTCGGTCTTAGTGAGCGCGAGATGCGTAGCCGTTTTGACGAGATTGTGGCCTTTGCAGAACTAGACAAATTTATCGATATGCCGCTCAGACACTACTCATCGGGGATGCAACTGCGTCTAGGATTCTCCATTGCTACAAGCCTGAATCCGGATATTCTCCTGATTGATGAGGTGTTGGCAGTAGGTGATGAGGCTTTTCAAAAAAAGTGTCTATCTCGTATAGATGAATTCCGCCGGGGCGGCAAAACGATCTTGCTGGTATCGCATAACTTGGAGGCTATCAAATTACTTTGTAACCGGGTACTCTGGCTAGAAATGAATCAGTCCGCAGTGGAGGGGCCAACGCTCGAGGTCGTAGAGAGTTATCGCCTCCGCGTTTGGGAAGAGGGGGCTAAAAAACGAGACGGCCTGCCTTCAGCACAACATACCACAGCAGCGAACAGCGACACAAGCAGGGATGATCGGGATAAACCCCAAACGCGCTGGGGATCGGGCGAAATCCTCATTAGGGATGTGCAGTTAATTAATCAAGCTGGCCTGCCTGTCCATTGGATTCAGAGCGGAGAACCGCTAACTATCGAAATCCACTACGAGATGCAGCGTGCGGTGTCCGATGTAGTTTTTGGTATTGCCATTTATCGCAGCGATGGCTTATGGTGTTATGGCACAAACACAAAAATTGAAGCTGTGACCCTGCATCCATTGGTCAAGGAAGGGGTAGTATGCGTAGATTTCCCCAGCCTCAGCCTTATAGCGGGGGAGTACACCTTAGACGTAGCGCTCCATGATAGCGACGGTCGCCCTTATGATTACTGGCATCCATATTGTGCATTCTCCGTGCGCTCTCACATTCAGGATGTCGGCGTCTACCGTCCTGAACATAAATGGCGGATTGATGCGTATAGAACAGGCCAAGCGGGGAAGGAGTTAGGCACGTGTCCGAAAACGCAACTGTAG